The genome window GTGGTGGTTGATGCCGCCGGTTGGGTGCGCGCAATTTCACCTGAGTCGTTGACGCTGAAGGGCATGCAGTTGCATACCGACAGCGCGCGTGAAGCGCTGGCACGGCGCACCGCGTTGATAGGGCAGCCCAGCCTTTCGGCAGCAAATAACCTGATCGTGTTTGTTTCCCGCCCGGTTTGGTCTGCGACCGGCAGCTATCTTGGGTACATTGGCGGTACCATTTATCTGAAGCGTAAAAGCATTCTGCATGAACTGCTGCTTAGTCAGTTTTACCGTGACGGAACGCAACTTTATGTGCTGAATCGTGATAACCGCGTGCTTTACCACCAGAATGGCCAGCTGGTTGGGAAGAAAATTGCGCCGCTGCTGCAGCAGGATGCGATCGCCTATGCCAGCAGCGGCTATCAGGAAGTGACTGATGAGCGGGGCGTGCCAATGCTGGCGGGCTACGCGCACGTGCCGGATTCCGACTGGACCATTCTGGTGCTCAAGCAAACCAGCGTGACGTTGGCACCGCTTAGCAGCCTGTTGTTTCAGGTCATACAGCATTCACTGCCGCTGGCGCTGATGACGCTGGCAGCAGCCTGGCTGCTGGCGCGGCTGATCGCCATGCCGCTGTGGCAGCTGGCGCGTAAAGCTGGCCAAATGGATGAACAGGATGCCGCCGTAGAAATTAGCCGTATTCGCTCCTGGTATTTTGAAGCATCACAAATCAAGCGGGCACTGCTTTCCGGTATTGGGCTGATGCAAACCAAAATCGGCCAGCTGAAATCAGAGGCGCAAACCGATCCGCTGACGCAGTTGCTTAACCGTCGTGGCCTGCAGGCGGTGCTGGACTACCTTGCCACCACGCGCCAGCCATTTGCCGTGCTGGCGCTCGACATCGATCATTTCAAGCAGGTTAATGATACCTGGGGACATGGTGCTGGCGACCGGGTTATCCAGCAGGTGGCGCAACAGCTGAAAAGCTATGCGCGGCAAACTGACGTAGCTTGCCGCAGCGGCGGTGAAGAGTTTTTAATGATCCTGCCGGGGGCCGATCATGACACGGCGATGAAGATGGCGGAACGCTTACGCCAGGCAACGCAGCGTCAGGCGATCGATCCGGTTGGTGAGGTGACGCTGTCGATTGGGGTCAGCTGCTGGCTATCCGATCGCGAGGTGATTGCATCCTGTTTCCGGCGCGCCGATGAGGCGCTGTATCGCGCTAAGCGTGGCGGTAGAAACTGTGTGATTGCCGCAGCGGCGCAGTCAGAGAACGAGACGCCGCTCTGTGAAAGCTAACGCTTAAGGTTGTTCTGTTTTCTGCGGCGCATTTCAGTACAATCGTCAGCCTTGTTGATACAGGGAAGGATACGCCGTGCTGGCTCTTTTGATTCAATGGTATCGCCGTCGCTTTAGCGATCCGGAGGCGATTGCCCTGCTGGTAATATTGCTGGCAGCTTTTTTTATCCTGTTTTTTTTCAGCGATTTGCTGGCGCCGCTGCTGGTGGCGCTGGTAATGGCTTATCTGCTGGAGTGGCCCACGGTGCGTCTGGAGCGGCTGGGCTGTTCCCGCAGCGGGGCCACTACCATTGTGCTGGCGTTCTTTGTAGGCGTTCTGCTGCTTTTTGTGCTGGTGGTCGCGCCGGTGGCCTGGCAGCAGGGCATCCATTTAGTGCGTGACATGCCGAATATGCTGAATAAGCTTTACACCTTCTCTGCCGGACTGCCGGCACGGTTTCCGGCGCTGGCCGATGCCGGTATCGTTGATATTGTGATCGAGAATCTGCGAAGCCGGCTGTCAGGCGTTGGCGAGTCAGTAGTGAAATATTCGCTGGCTTCGCTGGTGGGCTTAATGACGCTGGCAATCTATCTGGTGCTGGTGCCGCTGATGCTCTTTTTCCTGCTAAAGGATAAGCAGCAGATGCTGAATGCGGTGCGCCGTGTGCTGCCGCGCAATCGCGGTCTGGCGGGGCAGGTCTGGAGCGAGATGAATCAGCAGATCACTAACTATATTCGCGGCAAAGTGCTGGAAATGGTGGTGGTCGGCGTCGCGACCTGGATCGCTTTTCTGGTGCTGGGGCTGAATTACGCGCTACTGCTGGCGGTATTGGTTGGGCTGTCGGTGCTGATCCCTTATATCGGTGCGCTGGCGGTTACCCTGCCGGTGATCTGCGTGGGGCTTTTTCAGTGGGGGCTGGGTAGCGATTTCTGGACGATGATAATTGTCTATCTGGTTATCCAGGCGCTGGATGGCAACGTGCTGGTGCCGGTGCTCTTCTCCGAAGCGGTAAATTTACATCCGTTGGTGATTATTCTTGCGGTGGTGATTTTCGGCGGGCTATGGGGCTTTTGGGGCGTGTTTTTCGCCATTCCGCTGGCGACGCTTATCAAAGCGGTGGTCCATGCCTGGCCTGAGGATACTTCAGGCGGTGAGTTTCAGTAAGGTTGTGTGGCGTCGTTGACGCCACGCGTTTTCTCAGGCTGATTTCAGATAAGCCATCACAATATCGTAGTGATTGCTGGTTTTAAAATCATCGAAAACCTTCTCAACATAGCCGTTGGCATCAATCAAAAAGCTGATGCGGTGAATGCCGTCGTAGGTTTTCCCCATAAAGGTTTTCTCTCCCCAGACGCCAAACTGCTGGCTGACTTCATGAGTTTCATCCGAGAGCAGCGTAAAATTTAACAGCTCTTTTTCGGCAAAACGCGATAGCTTTTCCGGCTTATCGGTACTGATACCTAAAACCTCTACGCCCGCTTTTTTAAATTCATCCATATTGTCACGCAGGCCGCACGCCTGAACGGTGCAACCGGGCGTCATCGCTTTGGGATAGAAATAAACCAAAACGCGCTGTCCCTGGAAGTCGGTTAAATTTACTTGTTCGCCATCCTGATCGGGCAAACTAAATTTCGGTGCGATATCACCGGCTTTCAGTGGATTCATCACTCATCTCCATTTTTTCATCATGCTGCGGATAATTGACCACGCTAATAGTGCCTTGCGCATGAAGTTCTGTACATAGGGCGTGAAACGCCTGCTCGATTAATGTCGCGTCCCGGTGTGCCGGGCTGTGAGCCGTAATTTGAATATAGAGCAAGGGTGGCTGATGTTCTTGCGTTAACTGAGTACGCGAAACCAGTTCTGCGATATTCATCTGGTGTGAATCAAAGAGATCGGTAAAACGTTCGATAATATGCGGCGAGTCGTTGACTTCCACCTGCACCCAAACGGTTTCCGGCATTGGCGGTCGGCGGCTGGCGTTGGTGCGCTTCATTACAATCAGCAGCTCCATCTCGGCACCCTTCAGCGGCAGCGTAGACTCAATTAAGGTAATCGCGTTCCAGCTGCCGGAAAGCAGCATGATAAAGGTAAACTCTTCACCCAGCATGGCCAGGCGGCTGTCTTCGATATTACAGCCGCAGCTGCTGACGTGACGAGTAATGGCATTGACGATCCCAGGACGATCGACGCCCAACGCCGTAATAACTAAAAAGTGTTGCGGTGTCTGCGGCAAAATAACTTTTCCTGTGGGGTGAGCTGATAAGTAATGGTAATAACCCGTAGGTAAACATAAAAAATACCCTCTGCCAAGCGCTCCCGGCCCCTGGTCGCTTGCTTTTCCCCGCCGGTCAAACGTACCATGAAGTACTTGTTTGTCGAGGGGATGGCCAATGTTCACGGGAAGTATTGTTGCGCTCGTTACGCCAATGGATGACAAAGGTAATGTCTGCCGTGCGAGCCTGAAAAAACTGATTGATTATCATGTCGAGAGCGGAACATCCGCCATCGTTTCTGTGGGAACCACCGGCGAATCCGCAACGCTTAGCCATGATGAGCACGGCGATGTGGTGATGATGACGCTTGACCTGGCCGACGGTCGTATTCCGGTAATTGCCGGAACCGGCGCGAATGCTACCGCAGAAGGCATCTCTCTGACCAAACGCTTTGAAAATAGTGGCGTTATCGGCTGCCTTACCGTAACGCCTTATTACAACCGCCCGACCCAAGAAGGGCTGTATCAGCACTTTAAAGCGATCGCGGAAAGTACCGATCTGCCGCAAATGCTGTATAACGTACCCTCGCGCACCGGTTGCGATATGCTGCCCGAAACGGTGGCGCGCCTGGCGAAAATCAAAAATATTATCGGGATCAAAGAGGCAACCGGGAACTTATCCCGCGTCAGCCAGCTCCAAGAGCTGGTTGATGATGAGTTCGTACTGGTCAGCGGCGATGACGCTACCGCACTGGACTTTATGCAGCTGGGCGGCCACGGCGTGATTTCCGTTACGGCGAATATCGCCGCACGTGAAATGGTTGAACTGTGTCGGCTGGCGCGCGAAGGCAACTTCGCCGAGGCGCGTCATCTAAACCAGCGCCTGATGCATCTGCATCAGAAATTGTTTGTTGAATCTAATCCTGTTCCGGTGAAATGGGCCGCGAAAAAACTGGGATTAATCGCGACCGATACCCTGCGCCTGCCAATGGTTCCGTTATCCGCGGCGGCGTGTCCGGTTGTGGAGCAGGCGCTGAAAAATGCGGGTCTGCTGTAATTTAGGGAGAGTTAATGGCTTATTCAGTAAAAAAGTCCACGGTTGCGACTATCGTTGGGCTATCCACGGTGATGCTGCTGGCAGGGTGTTCCAACGATCAGCGCTATAAGCGTCAGGTCAGCGGAGATGAAACTTACCTGCAGGCGGCTGAGCTGCAGGATTTACGCGCGCCGGCAGGAATGATTCTGCCGCTGCAAAATGGAGATTACGACGTGCCGCGCGCCAACGCGAACGGCGCGATGGGCAAACAGCTGGACATTCGTCCGCCAGCTCAGCCGCTGGCGCTGATGAACGGCGCACGTGCGCAGTTTAGCGGCAATACTGGCGTGTTGATGATGGAGAACAGCCGCAGCGGTTCAATCTGGTCACAGGTGGTCAATGTGGTGCAGTCTTACCACTTCCCGATCGCCGCGCGTCAGGATGCCAGCCAGCAACTGACCACCGACTGGGTGGAGTGGAACCGTGCGGATGAAGATAACCAGTACCGTGGCCGCTATCAGATCAGTGTCCAGCAGCAAGGGTATCAGCAGGCGCTGACCGTAAAACTGCTGCAGCTGCAGCAGGCGGGTAAAGATATTACTTCGCCAACGCAGATCCAGCGTTATACCGCGCAGATGCTGAACGACATCAGCACCGGCCTGGATAAGATGGATACTGCCGCACAGGATGCTGCGGCTAACCGCAGCGCCGCACAGATTGATGTGCAGAGCGGCGCGGATGATACCGGCTTACCGAACCTGATTCTGCGTGCGCCGTTTAATGTCACCTGGCAGCGTCTGCCGGCGGCGTTGAAGCGTATCGGCATGGAAGTGACCGACAGCAACCGTTCGCAGGGTAGCATGGCGGTTACCTATAACGCGCCGGGCGACAGCACCTGGGATGAAATCGGTGCTAAAGATCCGCAGTTGCCGAACGGCGATTATAAGCTGCAGGTCGGCGACCTTGATAACCGCAGCAGCCTGCAGTTTATCGATCCGAAAGGCCACGTACTGACGCAGTCGCAAAACGACGCGCTGGTGGCGGTCTTCCAGGCAGCCCTGAGCCAGTAAAAAAAAGGCCGGAAAATTCCGGCCTTTTTTATTGAATTTTGGCATAATGTCGCGCGGCGACGTAAACGATTGCGTCGTGCAGTTATGGCCATTCACACTTTTCCCAGTTTGGAGTTTATCAAGATGCAAAAGCTAGCTGAGTTGTATCGCGGCAAAGCGAAAACCGTTTACAGCACCGAAAACCCGGATCTGTTGGTACTCGAATTCCGCAATGATACGTCAGCAGGAGACGGCGCGCGTATTGAACAGTTTGATCGCAAGGGAATGGTAAACAACAAGTTTAACTATTTCATCATGCGTAAGCTGGAAGAGGCGGGCATTCCAACTCAGATGGAGGCGCTGCTCTCAGATAACGAAGCGCTGGTAAAAAAACTGGAGATGGTGCCGGTTGAATGCGTTATCCGTAACCGTGCGGCGGGTTCGCTGGTGAAACGTTTGGGCGTGGAGGAGGGGATCGTCCTCAATCCCCCGCTGTTCGATCTGTTTTTGAAAGATGATGCCAAACACGATCCAATGGTCAACGAATCCTACTGCGAGACCTTTGGCTGGGTAAATAAAGAGAATCTGGCGCGCATGCGTGAGCTGACCTACAAGGCTAACGAGGTGCTCAGCAAACTGTTTGACGATGCCGGTCTGATCCTGGTGGACTTCAAGCTGGAGTTCGGTCTCTACAAAGGCGAAGTCACGCTGGGCGATGAATTTTCACCAGACGGTGCCCGCCTGTGGGACAAGCAGACCATGAACAAAATGGATAAAGATCGCTTTCGCCAGAGCCTGGGCGGCGTGATCGAAGCTTACGAAGAAGTGGCGCAGCGTCTGGGCGTTAAGCTCGACTAAACTTCCCGCCCGTGGCCGACGCGCATATGCCGTCGGCCTGGTTCCCCATCATTGTTCCCCTCCGCTTTTTCCGTTACCCTTCCATTCCGCGTGCCGCTCGCTGGTTATTCAGCGCCGTCGCGACTAGAATTTGCCGTATTCGCCAGGAATCAGTAACAGGGGAAAG of Pantoea alhagi contains these proteins:
- a CDS encoding diguanylate cyclase, whose protein sequence is MLRLPRPKTDLRTLITLLAVASIVITLANSLYAAWRVQREQLITNTLEANRVYAAKLAASTGQFFQQAQSQLAWSATELSDRFDDEALLQKEVERLRQQTNSFNSVVVVDAAGWVRAISPESLTLKGMQLHTDSAREALARRTALIGQPSLSAANNLIVFVSRPVWSATGSYLGYIGGTIYLKRKSILHELLLSQFYRDGTQLYVLNRDNRVLYHQNGQLVGKKIAPLLQQDAIAYASSGYQEVTDERGVPMLAGYAHVPDSDWTILVLKQTSVTLAPLSSLLFQVIQHSLPLALMTLAAAWLLARLIAMPLWQLARKAGQMDEQDAAVEISRIRSWYFEASQIKRALLSGIGLMQTKIGQLKSEAQTDPLTQLLNRRGLQAVLDYLATTRQPFAVLALDIDHFKQVNDTWGHGAGDRVIQQVAQQLKSYARQTDVACRSGGEEFLMILPGADHDTAMKMAERLRQATQRQAIDPVGEVTLSIGVSCWLSDREVIASCFRRADEALYRAKRGGRNCVIAAAAQSENETPLCES
- a CDS encoding AI-2E family transporter; amino-acid sequence: MLALLIQWYRRRFSDPEAIALLVILLAAFFILFFFSDLLAPLLVALVMAYLLEWPTVRLERLGCSRSGATTIVLAFFVGVLLLFVLVVAPVAWQQGIHLVRDMPNMLNKLYTFSAGLPARFPALADAGIVDIVIENLRSRLSGVGESVVKYSLASLVGLMTLAIYLVLVPLMLFFLLKDKQQMLNAVRRVLPRNRGLAGQVWSEMNQQITNYIRGKVLEMVVVGVATWIAFLVLGLNYALLLAVLVGLSVLIPYIGALAVTLPVICVGLFQWGLGSDFWTMIIVYLVIQALDGNVLVPVLFSEAVNLHPLVIILAVVIFGGLWGFWGVFFAIPLATLIKAVVHAWPEDTSGGEFQ
- the bcp gene encoding thioredoxin-dependent thiol peroxidase translates to MNPLKAGDIAPKFSLPDQDGEQVNLTDFQGQRVLVYFYPKAMTPGCTVQACGLRDNMDEFKKAGVEVLGISTDKPEKLSRFAEKELLNFTLLSDETHEVSQQFGVWGEKTFMGKTYDGIHRISFLIDANGYVEKVFDDFKTSNHYDIVMAYLKSA
- a CDS encoding glycine cleavage system transcriptional repressor encodes the protein MPQTPQHFLVITALGVDRPGIVNAITRHVSSCGCNIEDSRLAMLGEEFTFIMLLSGSWNAITLIESTLPLKGAEMELLIVMKRTNASRRPPMPETVWVQVEVNDSPHIIERFTDLFDSHQMNIAELVSRTQLTQEHQPPLLYIQITAHSPAHRDATLIEQAFHALCTELHAQGTISVVNYPQHDEKMEMSDESTESR
- the dapA gene encoding 4-hydroxy-tetrahydrodipicolinate synthase, whose product is MFTGSIVALVTPMDDKGNVCRASLKKLIDYHVESGTSAIVSVGTTGESATLSHDEHGDVVMMTLDLADGRIPVIAGTGANATAEGISLTKRFENSGVIGCLTVTPYYNRPTQEGLYQHFKAIAESTDLPQMLYNVPSRTGCDMLPETVARLAKIKNIIGIKEATGNLSRVSQLQELVDDEFVLVSGDDATALDFMQLGGHGVISVTANIAAREMVELCRLAREGNFAEARHLNQRLMHLHQKLFVESNPVPVKWAAKKLGLIATDTLRLPMVPLSAAACPVVEQALKNAGLL
- the bamC gene encoding outer membrane protein assembly factor BamC — protein: MAYSVKKSTVATIVGLSTVMLLAGCSNDQRYKRQVSGDETYLQAAELQDLRAPAGMILPLQNGDYDVPRANANGAMGKQLDIRPPAQPLALMNGARAQFSGNTGVLMMENSRSGSIWSQVVNVVQSYHFPIAARQDASQQLTTDWVEWNRADEDNQYRGRYQISVQQQGYQQALTVKLLQLQQAGKDITSPTQIQRYTAQMLNDISTGLDKMDTAAQDAAANRSAAQIDVQSGADDTGLPNLILRAPFNVTWQRLPAALKRIGMEVTDSNRSQGSMAVTYNAPGDSTWDEIGAKDPQLPNGDYKLQVGDLDNRSSLQFIDPKGHVLTQSQNDALVAVFQAALSQ
- the purC gene encoding phosphoribosylaminoimidazolesuccinocarboxamide synthase, with the translated sequence MQKLAELYRGKAKTVYSTENPDLLVLEFRNDTSAGDGARIEQFDRKGMVNNKFNYFIMRKLEEAGIPTQMEALLSDNEALVKKLEMVPVECVIRNRAAGSLVKRLGVEEGIVLNPPLFDLFLKDDAKHDPMVNESYCETFGWVNKENLARMRELTYKANEVLSKLFDDAGLILVDFKLEFGLYKGEVTLGDEFSPDGARLWDKQTMNKMDKDRFRQSLGGVIEAYEEVAQRLGVKLD